GTACCAATTTCAACTACATGACAAAATCTTTTTTAATACTGACAACCATATCTGCATTGTTCTTTCATTCATACCTGACAATTTTACCCAATTTCAAATATGTGATTTCCACCTCTGCAATTACTCAAAAATTGACAAGTTGTGTCTTTAATCATAATGAGGTTAAATGGTTAGTGCACAACTGAATGAGTGTTGAAACATATAAATCTACAGACTGACATTAGTCTAGTTGACAAGAATATTGTACTATAACCTACCTGTTATTTTGTCTATTGGGTTCCACAAAGCCCACAAGGTGACTGCCACCTGCTGGCCCAACTAACAACTCTTCCTAACTTTTGATCTCTGGAAATAACATGCTGGTTTTTCGATGAAAACTTTAACCCACTAGCAAGCAAAGCCATAGCTTCTCAGTATTAGTAAACTGAAATGGTTATGGGTATCAGATCAGGCAAAAAGAATTATAATCCTTCAAATAAGATTTTACTCACATCGGAACCTGTTTGTAGTAAACACCATTATATAATTCTGAAGAGATGTTATTATTAAGGACAATGCACACTGAACAGACAGAAGCAGACCAACGGCAACAGTCAACCGATTACAGTGAAGTGAAGACCTGACAAACACTGATTCAACATTGACGAAATTAAGTGTATAGACCATGGCAACAGATACTGACAGATGTAATACAACAATCCGACAAAAATCTTTGTTGCCGTTTGTCTGCATCTGTGAAAAGGCATTTAGGGAATTTACAAACTTATCAAAGATTGGTCGTACCTGTAGCAGTTATTTTCAAATTTATTGTAGCTTGCGAAGGCGATGAGGACTCCAAACCCAGCTCCTAGAGAATAGAAAATCTGAGTAGCTGCGTCAATCCATACCTGCAGCAAACAAAAATGAGTGACAATCCATCTCTATTAACGAAAAGCGTGGATTTGTCCAAAAATccaagatatacagtatatatcagcAATAGTTCATAAAATAGGTTGAGCTCTGCTGGCATGAACTTACTTGAGGATTATTGAGCTTCTTTAGGTCAATGTGGAGATATGCCCTAATTCCATTCATTGCACCAGGGAGAGTAATTCCTCGAATCAGCAACACTAACAGCACTACGTAGGGCATAGTAGCTGTAACATACACCACCTAAacacccacacagacacacacacaaataaagataGGTATTTTTTGTCCAGTGCCTTGAGATTGTTTTTCAGTGAAAAGTGTATATATGAACAATAAATTAATCTTTGACAGAAtgaccaaaaaacaacaacaacaacaaaaacatttatctGGTGTTTTTGCACCTTTCCCGAGGACTTGACTCCCTTCCACAGGCTGAAGTACAGGATAAAGACAACCACCAAAAGGCAGATAGTGAGCTCCCAGCGAGGAAGGCCCAGGTCACTGATGCCTCTACTCTCATGAATGTGCAGTACCCCGCGCCTGGAGGAGGAGAAATTGTAGAAAATAGTATTTTGTTCATAGTCACACTGTctgaaaagggggaaaaaatgttGAGAAATGTTGTGTGCCTTGTTCAAAGGCTCTCCAAGAGTAAAGGAAGTGTCCTGGGCCACAGATCTCCTGGGACCAAGAGATTCTTTGGAGTGTTCTCCTCATCAAATGATCTCTATTCTTATCTCTGTTATGCTCTATTCCTAGTCATGCTCCAAGAGAATGGTGCAAAAATATTTATCTGCACATCAAAAAGTGTTTTGAATAAACATACTGTACAGGTCCATTGGTGCCAGGGACACCCTCttttcagcagtgtgtgtgtcactgagtTATAAACCACTGAAATTCTTGTTAGACTCTAAGGTTTATGTAGGAGTTTCCTTGTCCCTTGACATCACTGCtcatataatactataataaggggttatgtataaaaataaaagtgatgtTCTCTCAAGTTAATAAAGTATGATAAAGCCCTGTACTGATAACTGAAGATCCTATAAAACAAATCTACAGAGAATTAAGTCCACTCCAACTCTGTCTAGGGAACTGTATCTTGTTTTTCTAACACATTCTTACaccctttaatgtgttttatgttaaGTTTAAGCTAACTCTCGTTTTACGGCTGTTTCCACTAGACTGTCCATTTTGGACTGATGTTTACTGTGTgctaactctaacctaatcttCAAAGAAACTTAAGTGCGAACCACTTCAGATGGCgggtttcacaatattactgccttCTTCAAAAACCTGGCTCTCACTAGTGTAAAAATGGGAACTCAGAATTTAGTGACCACTGGATTCAGTGTCTATAATTCTATAAAACAAAGGTAAAAATAACACAGAAACAGGAAAACAGAATAAGCTCATCAAACAATACAACTGTGTAAGTACAAGATCTGACAATCAACACTGGAAACACAAGggcttacagtatatatatatatataagggataGTTGGGTAAAGGGAACAGGCAAGAACAATCAGGGAAAAACAAGAGGAAACAGGAAACCAGGCACAACTACAAACTTGAGTTAGACTGCCACTTATAAAAGAGATGTGTAAAAATGATTTAGGCTTCTATTCGTCATATACACCAGGAAAGGCAAATTATATTGTAAAGAAATAGGCCTATGCCAGTCATTCATTAATGTTAATGATACGAATTTCAATTAAAATGTGTGGTGTGTTGTGGACCGGGTGTGGTGGGCCGCTCTGTGCTAGAAAGTTCAACGCCATTTTTTTTAGCCCCAGTCCACCCGACTGTGTGTCACACACTGTGCTGCATCAATCTCTTCAAATGATTTGCCAGATTTTACCATTTAACCATAAACTTGCTCCCCAAGAGGGAGGACCTATGTTTCTAAAATTTTAATGGCTGCATAAATAAAAAAGGGTTGAATAATGGTTAAGAACAAAGGTTTCTCAACCAGCCAATGATGAATATTATTGCTGGTTCTAGCAAAATATCTGGATACACCCTGTGAAAAGAGTCTCTGTATAATGTGATCTAAATGATTCCTGTGCTTCACCCAGTGAGGTTCAAAGCGGAAAAACAGTACAGGCCATTGTTCACATATTATAAACAAACCCCTATAGCACTGCCAGAATATTGCTGTAGTCTTTTCTACTGAAAGAAGTATCTTGTAAAGGAAAAAACGAAAACTGCTCTGTTTGAATACACTTTATGAGTTTAGAACCCATGATGTGAATGTAAGGTTAAAGACAGCATTTGGGTGTTTCCAAGTAATCTGCTCACCGGATCCAGTatcaaaggggtcatatgatatcaTATGAGgagatttttcctttctctttggagtgttacaagcccGTAGTGCATAAAGAAtatatgtaaagttgcaaagactaaagtatcaaatccaaagagatattctttataaaagttaagactcatccacaccccctgaaacggctcgttctaatatgcccccacatctctacatcactgtgtgggaagatttgcataacgccgcccaaatgttcacgcaaagaaggaaggcgtaacttttattctctctgttgccacCGCTGCCATGTCTTGGAGTTGCTgtatgttttgttgtgaaagtgaaactactagtttggccttccaaaagaggacacgactagaaatcagttgaGCTGAATTTCAACACTATTCACAGTCCaacacaaatattcagatgtgtgctgtgcattttatggaggatgatgactgtttcctgaaccagtagcctacaatgcatcTGCGGCACaatggctgtttctataaagttgggcagttcaaacattgcaaggacagtctggtgcttctgactcatagcctgtaagtacattatttatatttaaagaatatgccactgatgattcaaacgtgagttttgagctgTGTAGTGTAGGCTTGTTTGTTGtatctcagatcacaaatgcagacatagttTTATGTGTACGTAACGCGATATGcaacgcaatgcgtaaaaagacaatATAACTCTGACgctaaataaaccaatatcccgagttattcagttactcctaacagtacattgactgaactgctaaaagagaagCAATGATGGGATGTGCATGAGCAGAGCATCTGGATTGAGTCTCATGCTGCTGGCCTTGGGGACCACATAGTATGTTAAGGGCCGCATAGtatgtcacacgcttgaggcattcggccaatcacaacgcactgattagctggccaatcaaagcacaccttgcttttcagagcgATGAAccttgtaaaaatcaacacgtttcagaaggcggggcatagaggagaaacaatgatgtgcattatgtggaaaataatttaataaagttttttgaaccttaaactgcataaacacattgcattacaccaaataatgttatttttttagcaacgtcatacgACCCCTTTAAGGAACTATTGTATAGATAAAGGACTCACTCAATGATGACCACTTTTTGTTTCACCGTATGTTAACTGATAGACTGTGGgatacttgtggattactgtgatgttttttataagctgtttggactcattctgatggcaaccgttcactgcagaggattcattggttggcaagtgatgtaatactaaatttctccaaatctttttagATGAACTAACAAGCTCATCTACAACTTAAATTGCCTTAAAGTGagtatgttttcatttttgggcacaTTTTGAAGAATCCAATGCTCTGTTATTGGCCAATGACAAAACTAGTCATTCTTTCACACTATGAcagaaatatatgtaataatatatagtccaaaaacacacaaacagaaactCCTAGACTCCTAGATACACTCCTAAATAATCTTCCTAACTTCAGAAACAGACATAACCACTCTTTTCATTCTGTGGCAGCAGATCTTGAGCCTGAGATCAGTTTCGGTGACAGTGGTTAAGTCAGGACAGATCTGAGCACAGACTCCTCTAATTGAATAATTACATTAGATTGGCGAGTATCTTGGCAAGCATTCCCTCTGCTCTTCATTTATCTGATGTCCCATCCTTGCCAAGCTAAATCCAAACACCTATGATTTCAATATATCCTCAGCTGAGCCAGAAATCAGCCACAGAAGAAAACTCTGATGGCATGTGGGGCCTCATCACAGCTTGCTTAACTCTGGggcaaattatatttgttttcataACAGGCAACAGAATGtcctaaaatgtgtgtgtgtttgtgtttaatttccttcctattatttttgtaattattaaaaacacacaAGCACTGCAAATTAATAGCATTTGTAAGACTTACAACaatcatatttcatttttaaaaactttttactgAAACACAACCGCTTGGTACTTTTAATAAatcatgatataaaaaaaataaatcaagcacAATGAACCTATATACTAAGGGTTCACTATTATACTGGTTTTATTTACTATATTAATTACTTTTACCCCTGGACCCCAGTAATCACAAAAAATGGtttaagcctagtcccagactgAAATGCATGACTTAATGCATGAGATGTTttaactgaataataataataataaaagtattacaatatgtaagtgcaaaaattattttaatgttctaTTTAAACTATGGCCCAATCCTGGCTTAGTCTGAAATCAGGCCTTAATGATTCTTATTTGAAGGCACAAAAAGCATGGTCAAAAAGCAAAGCTTTGTCTCTGCTTTTCAAATGATTATATTTTTCCTCAAAATCCACTATTTCTGGCTTCATGACATCAGTCCAGTGTTAAATCTAACAAGATTTCAGTAATGACAGAATAATTAGATCTAGGACACCTGCTGTGTAAAACAATACAATGGAGCAGTAACGGTTCATTATTCTCAACAAACAGTGATCGACTCGAACATGTCAAGATTGGCAGAGACAGCATAGTCAAAGGATATGCGGGTGGAATACAAACTGAGGAAATTTGCTTTGTTGAGCTTGTCATATTTTGCTTTTGTCTGGTTGTCGGTTGTTTTAGAAAGATGTGTGGCACGAAGGGTTTGTGTAAGACCAATGAACTTCTGGATGGCTTCTGGATTGAAAGCTGCTGGTTCAACACCTCTTTCTGTGACTGGTGTCTAGCTCTCCACATCATTTTAGCTTTTCCGAGTAACACACTGCTTAATCTAATATTCAATGTACAGCACACCTGCTGAGCATGTGAGTCTGCTGTATGTGTGACAGTAATGAATATTCTCTAGTGCCCTGTTTGCTGTCCCATGATGGCATGATTACTGGTGGCCGAGAACTATTATAATGGAGTGgcatgatggggggggggggttgtggatGAAATGACAGCTTTCCACATCCCCTCACACACAGAAGACAGCTGGGGAAATGACACTTCAAAGGACTGCTGGGTGGGAAACCAGTCCAAAAGAGGGTAAGAGCACAGGAGAGGGAGAAAGTGAGAGAAACAGCTAAATAGACAGTGAGAACAAGACAAGCAGAGGGTATAAGAAGTGGCAGATCACCGAGAAAGATGGGAAAAGGGGAGAAGCAAATGTGTTGAGGGTTggacaaaattaaaatatatcataTCTGTATATATAGGAGATATATACTTATGGATGAATATCTACATTTTACAGTGATGCTAGATTCTTAAAGAGATTTTGTGATATACAAACATGCATAAGATTTGAGCATTAATAAAGACACGGAAACCCTCACTAGAATCTGATGACGTGTCTCTGTGATTTTGTCCATAACTGCTTGTAAACAAATCAGCAAGTGCTGTAGGTTCTTCATTGTTCTACACATTCTTCTGGTTTCCCCTGACACAAGGAGCCAAATTTTTTCCTTAGACACCGGGAAAGAATTGCTTTTCTTTGAAGTGCAAGCGGCTGCCTTTCTTTCAGTCAACATCAAGAATTTTACATACAGATTGTAGGCAGAAGTTTCTGAGTTTCAAGTGCTGCATACACGTTTCAGTGATTCTTACCTAATTTTGAGCACATTTAAGCGAAATTGTTCACATCTGATCTGCTAATCATTGGGCCTGTGTTCCACCCACAGAACAGCAACTGGGTACAATATACCTGGATAAtagttcaagattcaagattcaagatttttattcatcacatacaaaattatatatagcatatataaccagcagtgaaatgtgagtcaggtccgctccatggacagtgcaattattaaagaaaacaacacagatgaaaatatacataaatatagctatgtaagaattaaataaaagtaaacaatcaaaatataagaataaaatataaaaaagatgtatattgtagaattaaatatagaacgcaaaataatgtgcatgaaagtaaactgtagtcttaaatattaagatacacaggaatgtacaagaagcaaatgtgcaaacagggtgacactgtcagtgtgtctatgtgaggtagtgaatgatgaatatcttactgataaagtgaacattaagtggaggcatgaggatgttaagaggctggtttagagtttaggagcctgatggcctgggggaagaaactcctcctgagtctctcggtttttgccatcaggctacggtagcgcttaccagatggcagcaaagtgaaaagatggttactggggtgggtggagtctttgatgattttagcagctctacttctgcagcAGTTAGGAAGGAATAGttgaagaaaaaatataattctgGCAATATTTACTcaatctcatgttgttccaaaactataTGCTTAACTTTTCtctatggaacataaaaaaagatattttgaagaaccttGAACAGTTTGGTGACAACtgaccatttattttttatttttttattttttataaaacaatgaataaaatCACTCAGAATgtcttatgttccacagaagaaggaaatcatacaggttcggaataacatgagggtgaactttaaaaaataatgaaagaaataaaagatCTCATCTGGGATGTATCCTCACTTAGGAAAAgccttaaaaatatttattttctagaaCTTGTAAACAGAAATTACTATAAAGTGTGGTAAAAATTACTAGATAAATGCAGACTAAAAACCTTTTCCTTGTTATTCTTCATGGGATCACTAAAGCCAATTAACTTTTCCAAATGGCTGTCCCTGATACACATGCATCTCAAATCTTGGACATACAATGCACACATACAATGAAATTAAACTGTAGCTTCACAGTTCTAGAAGAAATTCGATTAAATATTGCTTCAACAAGATAATTATGTCAACTGCTAGAATGAATGGAAATCAACCTGTCTTCCAATACTAAACTAGCACTGACACATCTGACTGATTCATCTCCCTCCCTTTAGCTAACTCCTCATGAAACTAGAAGTAATGATTAACTAAAACCCCAAACGCCTCCAACACAGCCTGACAGGGGCGCAGGCACAGCCAGGTTTGATATGTCTTTTCATCTTTTCCTGTCTGATCCAAAAGAAATCATTCCTATCTTTCAGAATGTCCTCATGATCTCACACAAGAATGAGAGAAAgactatatgaaaaacaaatagCTAAATGATTGCTCCATTAGGTGCCTCATCAGCAAGACTCCATAAGTGACAAGCAACTGGTACATCATGACAAACTGAAACAGTGTCGAAACACATCACAGACATTGTGAAGCAAGGAAACACCTGACTTGTTAAACAGCTGTATCATTCATAACTGACTTCGTacttgaaaatgtttcatttacatttacaaaaatacagtaaaagtgtttGTTTAATAAACAGGATATTCATACTTTTAAGCAAATCTCAAGATCACTACAGTTGATTAAATAGAAATTATATAAACTGTCTGCCTGAATTCTTTTAACTGACAATGATATGAAGATTTAATTTGCAAAAACATAACTCAgtttttaaccatttttaatAATTGATGTTCTTTCATTGTGCATTCAAATTAATAtaaatcaaactgcagttgggttattttgattaggcAAAACAAAAAATGCAGCTAACTAACATAATAATACACCATAAAAAcatgataacaataaaaaaaattatatgatttttgaaaattaaaagaGTTATCTGTTCATGCAAAATAAACTTTTCATATTGCGTCACGTGTTCCTAGACATTTTAATGATACTATTGTTGGAATAATACACACAACAACAAAGCCACAGagccaaaaacaataataaaaatgaatttaagactcACTCGTAGAACTCTGCGGCTGGTGTGTTCTTGTACTTGGCATAGGAGGTTCTGTTACCCAAGACAGTGCCATTGATGTGTTGTGGTTCTGTGCAGTTTGGGCTGTTCCATGGGTTATTACACTTGAGCCAGGGCAGCTCACTCGTCAAAGAGGCAAATAAGTAATACAGTGACCAAGCTATGATGACGTTGTAGTAAAAGCCCACATACAATGCTATGATGATCACAGTGTACCCAACACCTGAGGAGGAAAGtcacaaatattttgtaattatatgtAAAAAAGTTTTGCTTTATCTGTTTCAGGCCTCTCCTTAAAAATGTGTGCACTGACTTCAAAGTCACAAGAGAGTCAGTATAACCTAGTTCACTGCCCCAACGAACAGATTTGTTGGCTTTTGTTGGATCATTGAGTTAaccctgtttttgtttgttgagtCAGTGTAAAATGAAACATCCAAAAGTTAGAACATTTGTTTTGGGGTTCGTTAGGCGAACTGTGTTCAGTGTTGAAATGTGTGAATCTGGTACAGTTAATCTCAGCATCTTTTATGTCTACAAATTTTCAGCGTACCTTTAAATACAGGGCAGATCTTCCAAACTGTAGCTGCTCCCTCTCTGTTAAACTGACCCAAGGCAAGTTCCATGTAGAACAGGGGCATCCCAGCAATGACAAGGAACAGAACATATGGGATCAAAAAGGCACCTGGGGGGACACATTATAGAATTTTATATATAGCTGATAGATATGTACAGATGGCCAAAGAACAAATGAAGTCTAAACAACTGGCATTTGTGACTATACCTGCTAACATAGTGAATAGTCAATCAACAGTGGAGTTAGAAGCAGTTTGACGTAATCATAGTTCTTAAGTCTGACTTTGCATTATAATGTATTCAGATCTGGAAAATTCGACATGATGTAACCTGTACATGTAACCTTCTCATGAAACTTTCCGACCCCATGACCTTAAGTATGTTTTCAAAATCAGAAATCTACCCGGTCCCTGCTATATTTGTCTTTGTTCATGATGTTTTAATaccatatttgtaatattataattgaTACAATAAAGGAAAGTGTAATTATATGTGTTTATGATTGAAACAGTCTTTATGCAAAAAGtggtttattttatgaaaaactgagtactgtaatgcatttaaattagtgatttattttccacaaaaaagtTAGACTGTAGCAATCATAAACACATTTCTGTCTCAAAGCTGATATACAtgcctaaaatgtaaaaaaaatacattttgttagcTACTCATAAATTAAAGAAGACAACAAACTGTTAAACAATAGCCCACTAGTAGTTAATGAGTTCACTGACAGTGATATCTAGTACAGGGACGACTGGCAGGTTGTTGAGAAAAACAACAGGTTAATATTTTAATCTTTAACGACTGGAATAAAATTATGTAATGTTgattcaaatgcataaatatataaagaaatatatacatatatatatatctagtaAATTATAGGGCAATTAAAAGTATAATATTTCAACATATATTTCTCAATTTATGTTAAGATAATACAGTTGTCaaattattttgttcttttttttctttcatacagTATTTGCTATCAGTCagcaaaaaaattatagattCAACTCAAAGAATTTCTAaaacacaaaatgtgttttaagcTAATAGTTTGAGACAAAATTTGTATGTTATACAGTGTATATGCAATCAAAATTAACTTCAAAATCAAGAACAACACTTGTAAATTCGTAAGCTGCTCCtcacaataattatatatcaAGTAGCCCACATTTTGTTCAGGGTGAATGGTGACCCTCAGAATAAACGGAAGAACCGATCTTACCTCCTCCATTTTTGTAACACAGGTAGGGGAACCTCCACACATTGGCCAGGTCCACAGCGAAGCCTATGACAGAGAGCAGAAAGTCCATTTTCTTGCCCCAGGTCTCCCTGGCAACATCATCATTGGAGCCGGGGGTGCCGCCGCGGGAGCCCGGAGAAGCCACGACAGAGGAGTTCGTGTACTGGACCCCGTTCTGCTCCTTCACCAGGATCAGCTCCATTTCCTTTTTCTCCATGTTAAACTGCTTCAGCGGGGCCACCGAGGACAGTTTATGCTCAGGCAGGACTTGGATGTTCGTCTTTGCGCCCTGACGCTCTCGTGGCCCCAAGGATGTGGAGCAAGTGAGGTGCGTGCCGCTCGAAATGacgatgatgatgctgatgatgctgctgttgaggatgatgatgatgatgatgatgatgaataggAAACGCTACAGTAGTTGCTCTCCCGGAGAGGTAGATTGTTGCCAAGTCTTCATCAGCTGAAAGAGAGGAGAGATGAAAGTTTACTGTTACTGTGAGAAATTAAAAGCATCCCATGCATCATAGCCTACTGTTAACCAGCCCAGCGCGCAAAACGATTTACAATGAAAGCCCTCTGTAACGGTCAACGAGGAAAAGAAAACTTTACGATGACGATCACTAGGCATTTTCCTCTGGGAGCAACATAATTCATGGGGTAACTGTATATGCCTGCATAAAGTGTTGCTTTTCTAGTCTGCAATATTTAAAGATGACTGTACTTGTCAGCATGAGGGGGTCCCTCCATGATCCGTCCCTTCTGTTTGATCCAGAAAATGAGAGACTGCTGCTTCTCATGAAGTTTTACTTTCCCCTCCCTTCCAGCTGGAGGCTATAAATTCTGAGCATTTAAACCAACATCCAGTTTCTTCACACGTGATATTTTCCATACGATCATCTTCATCCCCtcttcttaatgttttttttaagcttctCCGCCTCAAAAATCACAGTCATCTTCAATCACGCGCTGCGCCACCAACGGACTTAAAAAATGAAGCACcttatgaaaagttttttttttttggtcacattTAACACCAAAGTGTTGTATAAATAGTTTCGTTATTAAGGAGAAGCGCAGTATAACATTACTGAATTGTTAGTAAAGCAATCCAGTGTGTAAAATATTCTAT
The genomic region above belongs to Carassius carassius chromosome 3, fCarCar2.1, whole genome shotgun sequence and contains:
- the LOC132121971 gene encoding sodium-dependent noradrenaline transporter-like, with product MEKKEMELILVKEQNGVQYTNSSVVASPGSRGGTPGSNDDVARETWGKKMDFLLSVIGFAVDLANVWRFPYLCYKNGGGAFLIPYVLFLVIAGMPLFYMELALGQFNREGAATVWKICPVFKGVGYTVIIIALYVGFYYNVIIAWSLYYLFASLTSELPWLKCNNPWNSPNCTEPQHINGTVLGNRTSYAKYKNTPAAEFYERGVLHIHESRGISDLGLPRWELTICLLVVVFILYFSLWKGVKSSGKVVYVTATMPYVVLLVLLIRGITLPGAMNGIRAYLHIDLKKLNNPQVWIDAATQIFYSLGAGFGVLIAFASYNKFENNCYRDAILTSTINCVTSFFSGFAIFSVLGYMANQHHVDIKDVATEGAGLVFIIYPEAISTLPGATFFAIVFFIMLLTLGIDSAMGGMEAVITGLSDDFKILKRNRKVFTFIVAFGTFLMALLCITNGGIYVLTLLDKYAAGTSILFAVLIEAIGVAWFYGVDRFSEDIERMTGFKPGIYWRLCWKYVSPTFLLFVVIASIVTSGELTYDDYVFPPWSNTLGWFIALSSMLCVPVYAIYKFFILPGTFIERIAYCITPEHEYHMVMEGNIRQSKLRHWLSI